The genomic region TATCAGTAGAACGACTATCGTACCAACGACTCGTTCAACTGATATAAGGTCCTTCGCGCTGCTCAGGATGACAGGCGTAAGTTTTACTCTTAATTGACTTTCGGTAGCGCAAACGGTACGAAATCATCTACGTTGCCGCCGAAACGATGAATCTCGCGGATGATGGTGCTGCTGATGGCGGCCAGAGCGGGGGAGGTGATCAGGAAAACGGTTTCCAGCTCCGGGTTTACGTGGCGGTTGGCTTGGGCAATGGTATTCTCATACTCAAAATCGGTGGTGTTGCGCAGGCCGCGCAGCAGGTAGCGGGCCCCTACCTCGCGAGCAAAGTCGGCTGTGAGGCCTTTGTAGGCTTGCACGCGTACGCGCGGCTCATCCCGAAACACCTCGGCAATGAGGTCCAGCATTTGCTCCACGGGTAAGTAGCGGGTTTTACTGCTGTTGTTGCCTACGGCAATAATCACCTCATCAAACAACTGCGTGCCCCGCCGCACCACGTCGAGGTGGCCATTCGTGAACGGGTCGAAAGAACCAGGAAACAGCGCAATACGGGCCATGAGGTGA from Hymenobacter aerilatus harbors:
- the coaD gene encoding pantetheine-phosphate adenylyltransferase: MARIALFPGSFDPFTNGHLDVVRRGTQLFDEVIIAVGNNSSKTRYLPVEQMLDLIAEVFRDEPRVRVQAYKGLTADFAREVGARYLLRGLRNTTDFEYENTIAQANRHVNPELETVFLITSPALAAISSTIIREIHRFGGNVDDFVPFALPKVN